From the Hevea brasiliensis isolate MT/VB/25A 57/8 chromosome 15, ASM3005281v1, whole genome shotgun sequence genome, one window contains:
- the LOC131174027 gene encoding uncharacterized protein LOC131174027, giving the protein MARTKRKSPVVAAASSSSSASDDVPVAALRKKMKGKQNVPKSKSVSESSHSSKGVESPKSTSEKKKTVQKQGTDAKKKMGWLGVCECANEYYLRLIQEFYRTMRTVDDEDRFEVILNTTTYSVSVELIATALKLPNDGNKISSHKDVARVAGFNLIEFENEVFPVNTAKNEKSTSTKALQHIKIIHSMVNYVFCPKSGSYGYLSHLDMCIMWHIVHKVRLNLAYLIFKNMCKAYGIGKLPYAHLLSAVFKELHVNVSKESSRADLIVLREIHSDTDGRKTRFEKGGSSSAKVDSGSASEVLNEIQGIKATVNEHFSSTNQSLDILRKFVDVVDYKVSHLLTQNEELKKLIMALQQAKEIGVPTKVEAATQISADKEESNKVEESPADMACESGQVAEAELEPVVDAHDEHVSDQVLEPEIGPTANVPTELDGNKVVEAESELPKEGEKVLESEQVVEPPPAPLVEPAAAPTQHQEPSLKDHQASAQTHLFAAVASQRKKTLAAALQPPSEDDEADKDGQVADQAPPAPVIKLPRKKMVSSKSTRRKHQIRDCLRRTATVTPASVDKPTPTAQRGRRQGKSEVASTSQRLTTESAERLEARALARTYAMRAQEE; this is encoded by the exons ATGGCTCGCACCAAACGAAAATCCCCTGTTGTTGCCGCTGCTTCATCTTCCTCATCAGCCTCCGATGATGTTCCTGTCGCGGCATTGcggaagaaaatgaaaggaaagcaAAACGTGCCGAAATCAAAATCAGTTAGTGAGTCTTCTCACTCATCCAAGGGTGTCGAATCCCCTAAATCGACGTCAGAAAAGAAAAAGACGGTACAGAAGCAAGGGACAGATGCTAAAAAGAAAATGG gCTGGTTGGGTGTCTGTGAATGTGCAAATGAGTACTACCTTAGGCTTATACAAGAATTTTATAGAACCATGAGAACTGTTGATGATGAGGATCGATTTGAAGTGATTTTGAATACAACTACATATAGTGTTTCTGTTGAACTGATAGCCACGGCTTTGAAATTGcccaatgatggaaataaaatttcctcacataaggatgttgctagggTGGCAGGGTTCAATCtgattgagtttgaaaatgaGGTGTTCCCTGTTAACACTGCCAAAAATGAGAAATCCACCAGTACCAAAGCCCTCCAGcatatcaaaattattcacagtatggtgaactatGTGTTCTGTCCGAAATCTGGCAGTTATGGGTATTTGAGTCACTTggacatgtgtattatgtggcaTATTGTGCATAAAGTTAGATTGAATCTagcttatttaattttcaaaaacatgTGCAAAGCTTACGGAATTGGAAAACTGCCGTATGCACACCTTCTGTctgctgtgtttaaagagctaCATGTGAATGTTTCTAAGGAAAGCTCTAGGGCTGACTTGATAGTGCTTAGAGAAATACATTCAGACACTGATgggagaaaaacaagatttgaaaAGGGTGGTTCCTCCTCTGCTAAAGTTGATTCTGGTTCTGCTAGTGAAGTTTTGAATGAAATTCAAGGGATAAAAGCTACTGTTAATGAACATTTTAGTTCAACAAATCAGTCCCTTGACATTCTCAGAAAATTTGTGGATGTGGTTGACTATAAAGTGAGTCACCTGCTCActcaaaatgaggagttaaaGAAGCTGATTATGGCTCTTCAGCAGGCCAAGGAAATTGGAGTTCCAACTAAAGTTGAGGCTGCTACTCAGATTTCTGCTGATAAGGAAGAAAGCAACAAAGTTGAAGAGTCTCCTGCTGATATGGCATGTGAAAGTGGTCAAGTTGCTGAAGCTGAACTTGAACCTGTAGTGGATGCCCATGATGAGCATGTTAGTGACCAGGTTCTTGAACCTGAAATTGGTCCTACAGCTAATGTACCTACTGAACTTGATGGTAACAAGGTTGTAGAAGCTGAAAGTGAGTTACCAAAGGAAGGTGAAAAGGTTCTAGAATCTGAACAAGTTGTTGAACCTCCTCCTGCTCCACTAGTTGAGCCAGCTGCTGCTCCTACGCAACACCAGGAACCTTCTTTAAAAGATCACCAAGCTAGTGCTCAAACTCATTTATTCGCAGCTGTCGCCTCGCAAAGAAAGAAG ACCCTCGCTGCTGCTCTTCAACCACCTTCTGAAGATGATGAGGCCGACAAAGATGGTCAAGTGGCTGACCAAGCACCTCCGGCCCCTGTTATTAAACTGCCTAGGAAGAAAATGGTGTCTTCAAAATCCACTCGCAGGA AGCATCAAATCAGAGATTGTCTAAGGAGGACTGCTACAGTTACTCCAGCATCAGTAGATAAGCCTACCCCTAcagctcaaaggggtagaaggcagggtaaatctgaggtagctagTACATCACAGAGGCTAACAACAGAATCAGCTGAGAGGTTAGAGGCCAGGGCACTAGCAAGGacgtatgccatgagagctcaggaggagtag